GACGGCACCTGCTGCAGGTACCGGTACAGTTCGTCTTTACATGGGTGGTATGCAAGGAACCAGTGCAAACGGACCGAATACGACCTACATCGGAACAAGCAACGAAATCATTGCAAATCTACCCGGAGCGGCATCAAATCCTAACCCATTAAATGGCGCAGTTAATATCATTCCGGGTGTCAATCGGTTGACTTGGTCACCAGGTGCCAATGCAAATTCCTATGATGTGTATTTTGGAACAACCAATCCACCGGTGTTGGCAGGTTTCCGCTCCGACACAACTTATACGACCGATACATTGATGCCGGGGATTACCTACCATTGGCGAGTCGATTCGCGGAATGCGAATGGATTCACCCAAGGGACTGCTTGGAGCTTCACTACGTTGGTTCCTTCACCCGCATTGAATCCGCAACCGGCGAACAGCGATACGATAACCACCAATCCAGTTACCCTTCAGTGGGATATTGCAGCAACCGTTACTCCGACCAATATCGTGCTCCGCCTCGGTACACAAAATCCGCCACCTGTAATCGATACGCTTGCCAGCGATACACGCACACATCTCGATTCATTGCTCCAAAGTAATGTCACATATTACTGGCAGGTCGACCAGATTTTCCCGTGGGGTGTTACAACGGGAACGACGTGGAGTTTTGTCTACAACGAACCGAGTACGATTCACCAAACGCCAACGGCATTGCCCAATGCGATACGGTTGGAACCAGCGTACCCGAATCCGTTCAATCCGATAACGACGATCCGCTATGCGATTCCGCAATCGGCGTCAGTAACCTTAAAAGTGTACAATCTTGCCGGGAACGAAGTCGCTTCGTTGGTGGAGATGTATCAACCGGCTGGCAACTATGCCGTGAATTGGGACGCCAGTAACGTGGTGTCCGGGGTCTACTTTTACCGATTGACGGTAAACCATCAAACACTCAGCGGGCGGATGCAATTCGTGAAGTAACCGGTTACCAATTCGTTGCATCATAATATCAACATCATACGTTCGGGCGGTAGGCAACTACCGCCTTTTCGTTAGGAACAAAGTAACGAAAGTTGGTGAAATGGATTGTAAGCGTCCCTTCGAGAAAGTATCTTCTGGAAAGATTACAGTGAGGAAACCATGTACAAACAGATCACGATCAAAAACTTTCGCGGCATCCGTGAGCTGACCGTTCCATTGAGTCAGTTCAATATCTTTACGGGGAAGAATAATGCGGGAAAATCTACTATACTTGAAGCTTTGTTTTTATCAGTGTTACAAGATGCAAGAGCAGCCGACTGGATAGCTGGTTTTCGTGGGGCCATAAACAACTGGCAGAAACTCGAAGCTTGGCGATACTTCTTTTCAATTGGAATTGATAAACCAAGTGTTGAAATTTCACTAGTTGATGATCACGACCAAACAAAGCAACTGTCAATTAATCTGTACAATCTTGCAGCACAAGGAAAGACTTTTATCGACAAAGAATTCGAGGGAACCATTATTCACGATACGATTGATGAGTATTTGTCTACAGGTTTGCTGTTTACGAGCAATCAAACGAGCAATATCTATGATTACATGTCTTCGATAAGAGTTGTAGCTGATCAGTCAAATCCGATTTACGAGAAGAACCAAGAGCCGTTACAACCAATTGGACGGGTGCCTTATTTACATTCTGCGTGGACAGGATTTGAATCGACAGCGAGAGAATACAGTAAGTTAAAGATTGAAATGAAAAACCGTATTGTGTTCGATGCTATCAAAGCTATTGAACCAAGGTTGAAATCAATTTCAATCGAAGCTCCCACAGGTGTACCGTCTTTATACGTGGATATTGGGCTTAACCGTTTACTCCCAATTTCTTTTTTAGGAGATGGTACAATTTGGATTAGTGATGTAACAACTGTGATTGCATCCTCTGAAGTCAATGCCGTGCTTCTTGATGAAGTAGATTCAGGTTTGCATTTTTCAGTTATGAAAGAAGTTTGGAAGCATATCCACAAAATTGCAAAAGAGTGCAACACCCAAATCTTTGCCACAACCCACAGCCGCGAGTGCATCATGGCGGCTCACGAAGCATTCATCGAGGATGAAGCGAACGGGATGCCGTATGAATTGAGTGTACACAAATTAGCTCGCTATGACGACGAAACACGGGTTGCGACGTTTGGAAAGGAAACATTAACAACATCATACGATTTGGACTTAGAGGTTCGATGATGAATAAGACTAATTTCGATTTTTCGTACTCGAAGTACATCGTTTGCGAAGGTGAAACGGAATTTGAGTTGCTCCAACGTCAATTGAACGATCTTGGAATTACATCGATTGCCGTGTTTCCCAACAAATCTATTCGCGTTCAAACTGTTACAACAGAGGATACAACACCTACTAATGAACCGTCATCAGATACAACCGGAACGAGTGGAATTCCCAGCTACTTAAAAGCAATTGCTGACCAGAATCTCGGTGCACGACTGAGAGGTATACTGGTAATCCGAGATGCTGATACTGATGCACAAAAAGCTGAAAAAGCATTAAAACACGATTTGGTAAAAAGTGGGCTAACAGTGGAGGAGGAACTTCCAAGAAACGTAAATGAGTTTTCTGATAATTTTCCTCGAATTGCAATTAGTATTCTACCTTCCATTGTTGAAAAAGGAATGTTGGAAGACCTGTGTGTACAAGCAGTAGCCGTAGATCCAATTAATGATTGTATTCGAGAATATTTCAAGTGTACTTCTGGGTCCGGTGTAAATGTTGATCCATTATATATGGGTAAGGCGTACATGCAGGTTTGGTCAGCTGTACGTTACAGACCAGCAGCGCCGTTCCACGCGGCTATTAAAGCTGGAAAGTTTGATAACGAGCTACGACACCCCGCCTTTACTACACTTCGTAACTTACTTGTCGAACTTGATAGACTATAACCATGTCCAGAATCCGCGTACTGCCTGAAGTTGTTGCCAATCGAATCGCTGCCGGCGAGGTAGTCGAACGTCCGGCATCGGTTCTGAAAGAATTGGTGGAGAATGCTATCGATTCCGGTGCGAACCGCATCGAGGTGCAAATTCGCGGCGCGGGACGAACCCTCATTCAAGTGACAGATAACGGCAGCGGCATGGATCGCGACGATTTGCTCTTAGCGTTCGAGCGTCATGCGACCAGTAAAATTCGTCAATTCGAAGATTTAGAACAATTGATGTCATTGGGTTTTCGCGGCGAAGCATTACCATCGATTGCATCGGTTGCCCGCATCGAAGTCCGCACCCGGATGGCAGAGGAGGAGACTGGTTGGTATCTCGCCATCGATGCCGGGCGCATCGTCCGGATCGAACCGATTACCGCCGGGGTCGGATCGCAATTCACCGTAAAAAGTTTGTTCTATAATGTCCCGGCACGCCGGAGATTTTTGAAATCCAATGCAACGGAATTCGGACATATTCACGTCCGGTTCAAGCGGTTTGCGCTTTCCAATCCGCAAATCGGTTGGAAGTTTTTTAACGACGACGAATTGTTGTACGACTTAGCGCCGGGGACGACGACACAGCGCGTCGAGCAGCTCTTCGGCGAAAAAATCGCTGCCGACTTACGCGAAATCAAGTACGAAAGCGATGGCATTAAGTTACACGGTTTGGTAGGAACCGCCTCCTTATTGCGAGTACAACGCGGCGATCAGCATTTATATTTGAATGGTCGCGCCATTCGGTCTCCATTGATTACCGGCGGCGTCACTGCCGGTTTAGGAC
This window of the bacterium genome carries:
- a CDS encoding T9SS type A sorting domain-containing protein, which gives rise to MRFILCIIAMLLATQIFARANYTGYSGAPGRQTCAISCHGNSSGTMQVVGFPAEYTPGQQYRISIRKTSGSSIRNFNASCRVGTGSTNAGVITASTNTAVYSVTGETNGIHLSTSGRDSGVFNWTAPAAGTGTVRLYMGGMQGTSANGPNTTYIGTSNEIIANLPGAASNPNPLNGAVNIIPGVNRLTWSPGANANSYDVYFGTTNPPVLAGFRSDTTYTTDTLMPGITYHWRVDSRNANGFTQGTAWSFTTLVPSPALNPQPANSDTITTNPVTLQWDIAATVTPTNIVLRLGTQNPPPVIDTLASDTRTHLDSLLQSNVTYYWQVDQIFPWGVTTGTTWSFVYNEPSTIHQTPTALPNAIRLEPAYPNPFNPITTIRYAIPQSASVTLKVYNLAGNEVASLVEMYQPAGNYAVNWDASNVVSGVYFYRLTVNHQTLSGRMQFVK
- a CDS encoding AAA family ATPase, with translation MYKQITIKNFRGIRELTVPLSQFNIFTGKNNAGKSTILEALFLSVLQDARAADWIAGFRGAINNWQKLEAWRYFFSIGIDKPSVEISLVDDHDQTKQLSINLYNLAAQGKTFIDKEFEGTIIHDTIDEYLSTGLLFTSNQTSNIYDYMSSIRVVADQSNPIYEKNQEPLQPIGRVPYLHSAWTGFESTAREYSKLKIEMKNRIVFDAIKAIEPRLKSISIEAPTGVPSLYVDIGLNRLLPISFLGDGTIWISDVTTVIASSEVNAVLLDEVDSGLHFSVMKEVWKHIHKIAKECNTQIFATTHSRECIMAAHEAFIEDEANGMPYELSVHKLARYDDETRVATFGKETLTTSYDLDLEVR